A single region of the Oncorhynchus mykiss isolate Arlee unplaced genomic scaffold, USDA_OmykA_1.1 un_scaffold_276, whole genome shotgun sequence genome encodes:
- the LOC110514485 gene encoding stromal interaction molecule 2, which yields MMLLLSPVLLLLFRVVLFEASQGIIQDSGYYHHNDPELGLTFAGQRTVFDSTDPCLVVSPPCMNEADRYSLEGLRNIHREMDDDQDGGIEVEESVEFIIEDMKQQPTNKHSRLHREDQHITIEELWRGWKFSEVHNWTQDEVLRWLREFVELPQYEKNFKDFRVNGNTLPRIAANEPSFLSGQLKIVDQRDKQKLNIKALDAVLFGAPIRPPHNYMKDLLLIVSVMMGVGGCWFSQVQNKASKVHISKMMKDLESLQSAELSLRELQEQLEQAQEEKRSVAEEKQNLEEKMRDEIMGAQEEAHRLHRLRAGAVSQLSRLRYAEEELEQVRGALKKAEKDMMAYWSVPEALQLWLQLTHEVEVQYYNIKKHSAELQLNTAKEEAEKIKKKRSSLMGTFHVAHSSSLDDVDTKILEAKNALSEVTACLRERLHRWQQIERLCGFPLLRNSGLASLTATLYSDSNWVAMPRVSVPAFPSCHETIQGSLEDLMEDPSASILVPPMKRSPRSRGSTSTVCRQRRSGHASPSSSSSSYSDPDILIPIHTTLPCFEEEEQIFINAQWRGDSQVIYSDRTPPVSRRSSEPSGTESPVCKISREELEASLDEATLKTSSKDEPDYSSVDNSAPRKMQRVKSETSMDPPADAAATKVLGRSMDNVSRKSFRDECHEVPLETHVSKKRSLLSRDVIGVSLDTGSRQMMRESWGEASFNNSMRGRPREEMVAAVGTPTRRISREEVDFLADGAQRRMAMARDKLTLHLDSNSSHKMLSKKMEFPVEPPSAATRKISIDEHHEMCSHTSRRTNSDKVDRSIDTPTGKIYPDRVDSTPEIPKRRISREEYTVSSQVVHDPQVLDWGQFGQPDLTLSTPWKQTQTPDPYTSDHLTELVYDGILEKSCITPATTPDLPQRITEGREREGNPPVPPPRSSRSLNTLPPEMRGERHQKDKDKSTKSSKLKSLFKKRKDHTPELPQGGLNNL from the exons ACCCATGCCTGGTGGTGTCACCTCCCTGTATGAACGAGGCCGACCGATACAGTCTGGAGGGTCTGAGGAACATCCACAGAGAGATGGATGACGAccaggatggagggatagaggtggaggagagCGTGGAG ttcatcATCGAAGACATGAAACAGCAGCCGACCAACAAACACAGCCGTCTTCACAGAGAGGACCAGCACATCACCATAGAGGAACTGTGGAGGGGCTGGAAGTTCTCAGAag TCCATAACTGGACTCAGGATGAGGTGTTGAGGTGGCTCAGGGAGTTTGTAGAGCTGCCCCAGTACGAGAAGAACTTTAAAGACTTCAGAGTCAACGGCAACACCCTCCCCAG GATAGCAGCCAATGAGCCGTCGTTCCTGAGTGGCCAGCTGAAGATCGTGGaccagagagacaaacagaaacTCAACATCAAGGCTCTGGACGCGGTGCTGTTTGGTGCTCCTATAC gcccACCCCATAACTACATGAAGGACTTGTTGCTGATAGTTTCTGTGATGATGGGTGTAGGAGGCTGCTGGTTCTCTCAGGTCCAGAACAAAGCTTCCAAAGTCCACATCTCCAAGATGATGAAGGACCTGGAGAGTCTGCAGAGTGCTGAGCTCAGCCTCAGAGAACTACAGGAACA GCTGGAGCAGGCCCAGGAGGAGAAGCGTAGCGTGGCAGAGGAGAAACAGAACCTGGAGGAGAAGATGAGGGATGAGATCATGGGAGCCCAGGAGGAGGCGCACAGACTCCATCGGCTCAGAGCTGGAGCCGTCAGTCAACTGAGTAGACTGAGATACGCAGAGGAGGAGCTGGAGCAG GTTCGGGGAGCATtaaagaaggcagagaaggaCATGATGGCGTACTGGTCTGTCCCGGAGGCCCTACAGCTCTGGCTACAGCTGACCCACGAGGTGGAGGTGCAGTACTACAACATCAAGAAGCACAGCGCTGAGCTGCAGCTCAACACAGCCAAGGAAGAG GCAGAAAAGATCAAGAAGAAGAGGAGTTCCCTCATGGGGACATTCCACGTGGCTCACAGCTCCTCACTGGACGATGTTGACACCAAGATCCTGGAGgccaa GAACGCCCTATCAGAAGTCACGGCCTGCCTACGGGAGCGTCTCCACCGCTGGCAACAGATAGAGCGTCTGTGTGGTTTCCCTCTCCTCAGGAACTCTGGCCTGGCCAGCCTGACAGCCACACTGTATTCAGACTCTAACTGGGTGGCGATGCCCAGGGTGTCTGTACCCGCCTTCCCTTCCTGTCATGAAACAATACAAGGCTCTCTGGAGGATCTGATGGAAGACCCCTCAGCATCCATCTTAG ttccACCAATGAAGCGCTCCCCTCGCTCTCGTGGCTCTACCTCCACCGTGTGTCGTCAACGGCGTTCTGGACAcgcctccccttcctcttcctcatcctcctacTCTGACCCCGATATCCTGATCCCTATCCACACCACGCTCCCCTGCTTCGAGGAAGAGGAGCAGATCTTCATCAACGCCCAGTGGAGGGG aGATTCTCAGGTAATTTATTCTGACAGGACCCCTCCTGTCAGCAGAAGGTCATCAGAACCTTCCGGAACGGAATCCCCCGTTTGTAAGATATCTAGAGAAGAACTGGAAGCTTCCTTGGATGAAGCCACATTGAAGACATCATCTAAAGACGAGCCGGACTATTCTTCTGTGGACAACAGTGCTCCAAGGAAAATGCAAAGAGTCAAAAGTGAGACTTCCATGGACCCCCCCGCCGACGCAGCAGCCACAAAGGTCTTGGGTCGTTCGATGGACAACGTCTCAAGGAAGTCATTCAGAGACGAGTGTCACGAGGTTCCGTTGGAGACTCACGTCTCAAAGAAGAGGTCTCTTCTATCTAGAGACGTGATCGGTGTGTCTCTGGACACCGGCTCCAGGCAGATGatgagagagagctggggagaaGCCTCATTCAACAACTCCATGAGAGGAAGACCCAGAGAAGAAATGGTGGCGGCCGTTGGAACCCCAACGAGAAGGATATCCCGAGAGGAGGTGGACTTCTTAGCCGACGGCGCTCAGAGGAGGATGGCGATGGCCAGAGACAAACTGACCCTTCATCTGGACAGCAACTCTTCTCACAAGATGCTCAGTAAGAAGATGGAGTTCCCAGTGGAACCACCATCTGCCGCCACGAGGAAGATATCGATAGACGAACACCATGAGATGTGCTCTCACACTAGCAGACGAACAAACAGCGATAAGGTTGACAGATCCATAGACACTCCCACTGGGAAGATCTACCCGGACAGGGTCGACAGTACCCCAGAAATCCCCAAACGGAGGATATCCAGGGAGGAGTATACGGTGTCGTCCCAGGTGGTTCACGATCCCCAGGTTTTGGATTGGGGTCAGTTCGGACAACCTGACCTCACCTTGTCCACACCATGGAAACAAACCCAGACACCTGACCCTTATACCTCCGACCACCTGACCGAACTGGTGTATGACGGTATTCTGGAGAAGTCCTGTATCACCCCAGCAACGACCCCTGACCTGCCCCAGAGGATCACGgaaggaagagagcgagaagggaaTCCTCCTGTGCCGCCCCCGAGGAGCAGCCGGTCCCTAAACACGTTGCCCCCGGAGATGAGAGGCGAGAGGCACCAAAAGGACAAAGACAAAAGCACGAAGTCGTCCAAACTCAAGAGCCTTTTTAAGAAGAGGAAAGATCATACCCCAGAACTGCCACAAGGGGGCCTGAACAATCTCTGA